A genome region from Panacibacter microcysteis includes the following:
- a CDS encoding SusC/RagA family TonB-linked outer membrane protein, translating into MKQHFNHVLKGCMILFVSFFLLLHASAQSMQLKGRITDATTKQAVASATVENTNTKKSVLTDNDGNFSIAVNKGDVLTVIFIGYQSKSVTVQDESFITIEIAATDNQLNDVVVTALGVKKETKRLGYSIQEVKGEDLIKARDQNPITGLTGKVAGLSVGASAEMLRKPTVILRGNEITLYVVDGVPVSSDTWNISPDDIETYTVLKGPAAAALYGSRAQYGAILITTKKGLKRKGFTVELNSTNSMDKGFLAFPRLQDEYGPGENQMYAFGNGKGGGLFDNDYDVWGPRFDGRLLPQYDGKYDPNTTYTTTFPGGYQYTGNIEPTPWVARGKNNLDNFLRTGFQTTNNVALSATGDNYNLRFSLSHSYQQSMIPNMELNITNFNMYGSYNVSKRLKIDANLNFNKQYTPNYPDVDYGPNSLIYNVAIWTGADWDVTAPDIKGMWQAGKVGTQSVFAEYQRYHNPWFMVNEWLRGHYKSDIYGYVSGNYKIDDHLNVNLRTQISTYNLLRTEKMPFSAHPYGREGNMGDYREDRRDLFENNTDLQLNYNYTVANFLNLSGLVGGNARLFSYNSNWASTDYLNIPNVYSFSNSLNPIQASSFNADMRVYSAYYSLDASLGKYATISVTGRVDKSSALPKGNNSYFYPSVSVSSVISDYVKMPEVISFLKVRGSYAAVHGDATSATVGTAPFNSITAFGTSPSGNSLYDYPLDYGNNYTSPYGGPDYSLVALYNTSKPYNNQTAAYYTGNLYDPNIKTFNRVSYEGGVDMKFLKNRLGLSGTYFQYVDGPRILQNPISSSTGYSYYYLNALTTKKTGYEISLTGTPVKTKNFTWNTLINWSTYQDKYAELPPGQTTYNTFFREGDRVDAFYSSAFVKTADGQIIFDQAGKPLVNPVSQFLGYLNADFSWSFYNSVSWKNLSVGFQFDGRVGGVTTDYMHNKTMRGGRNIETIQGAFGAARLSDDNNAGNPDYLGIYVGEGVTVSNNTAINFDSETGEILNYKDLQFAPNSQVSLVQDYISKYYNVSEANLMSKTYAKLREVTITYNFPQQWLQKSFISRLSVSLVGRNLLYFYKDKRFKDVDLDQYNYSTGGTDLQSPTMRRYGLNINVVF; encoded by the coding sequence ATGAAGCAGCATTTTAACCACGTATTGAAAGGATGCATGATTTTATTTGTATCCTTTTTTTTATTGCTGCATGCCAGCGCCCAAAGCATGCAGTTGAAAGGCCGTATTACAGATGCAACAACGAAACAAGCGGTTGCATCAGCTACGGTTGAAAACACCAACACAAAGAAATCTGTGTTGACAGACAATGACGGAAATTTCAGCATTGCTGTAAATAAGGGAGATGTGCTAACGGTAATTTTTATCGGCTACCAATCGAAATCGGTTACAGTACAGGACGAAAGCTTTATTACAATTGAAATTGCTGCAACAGACAATCAGTTGAATGACGTTGTTGTAACCGCTCTTGGTGTTAAAAAAGAAACCAAAAGACTGGGTTACTCAATACAGGAAGTAAAAGGTGAAGACCTGATAAAAGCAAGAGATCAAAACCCTATAACAGGGTTAACAGGTAAAGTTGCCGGTCTTTCTGTAGGCGCATCTGCAGAAATGCTCAGAAAGCCTACCGTTATCCTGCGTGGTAATGAAATAACATTGTACGTGGTAGATGGTGTGCCGGTTAGTTCAGACACCTGGAATATAAGCCCGGATGACATTGAAACGTACACGGTGTTAAAAGGTCCTGCTGCTGCTGCATTGTATGGCAGCCGTGCACAATACGGCGCCATTCTCATCACAACCAAAAAAGGGTTGAAGCGTAAGGGGTTTACGGTAGAGCTAAACTCAACGAATTCTATGGACAAAGGTTTTCTTGCATTTCCAAGGCTGCAGGATGAGTATGGCCCGGGAGAAAACCAGATGTATGCCTTTGGCAACGGTAAGGGTGGTGGCCTTTTTGATAATGATTATGATGTGTGGGGACCGCGTTTTGATGGCCGACTTTTGCCACAATACGATGGTAAGTATGATCCCAATACAACATATACCACAACTTTCCCCGGCGGTTATCAATACACCGGAAATATAGAGCCAACACCATGGGTGGCTCGCGGCAAAAACAACCTCGATAATTTTCTTAGAACTGGTTTTCAAACAACTAACAATGTAGCATTAAGCGCTACAGGCGATAATTATAATCTTCGTTTTTCATTGTCGCACTCTTACCAGCAGAGCATGATTCCAAATATGGAATTAAACATAACCAACTTTAATATGTATGGGTCGTACAATGTAAGCAAGCGTTTAAAAATAGATGCAAACCTAAACTTTAATAAACAGTATACGCCCAACTACCCGGATGTGGATTATGGTCCAAACAGCCTGATCTACAATGTCGCAATTTGGACGGGTGCCGATTGGGACGTAACCGCGCCTGATATTAAAGGCATGTGGCAGGCTGGTAAAGTTGGTACACAGTCTGTGTTTGCAGAATACCAGCGTTATCACAATCCATGGTTTATGGTTAATGAATGGTTGCGTGGACACTATAAGAGTGATATCTACGGATATGTATCTGGTAATTATAAAATAGACGACCACCTGAATGTAAACCTGCGCACACAGATTTCAACTTACAACCTGTTGCGTACAGAAAAAATGCCCTTTTCCGCACACCCTTATGGCAGAGAAGGCAATATGGGAGATTACAGGGAAGATAGGAGAGACCTGTTTGAAAACAATACAGACCTGCAGTTAAACTACAATTATACTGTTGCAAACTTTTTAAACCTCTCAGGCCTTGTGGGCGGTAATGCAAGATTGTTTAGTTACAATTCAAACTGGGCTTCAACTGACTACCTGAACATTCCCAATGTGTACAGCTTTAGTAACTCTCTAAACCCTATACAGGCCAGTAGTTTCAACGCTGATATGCGGGTATACAGCGCCTATTATTCCCTGGATGCATCGCTGGGGAAATATGCTACAATTTCTGTTACCGGCCGTGTAGATAAGTCTTCTGCTTTACCTAAAGGCAACAACAGTTATTTTTACCCGAGCGTATCTGTTTCTTCTGTAATATCCGATTATGTGAAAATGCCTGAGGTTATTTCTTTCTTAAAGGTAAGAGGTTCTTATGCTGCGGTACATGGCGATGCAACTTCCGCAACTGTTGGTACTGCACCATTTAATTCTATAACAGCCTTTGGTACGAGCCCATCCGGTAACTCTTTGTATGATTATCCGCTGGACTATGGTAATAATTACACGTCACCTTACGGTGGCCCGGATTATTCGCTTGTTGCTTTATATAATACCAGTAAACCATATAATAATCAAACTGCCGCATACTATACAGGTAACCTTTATGATCCTAATATTAAAACTTTCAACCGTGTAAGTTATGAAGGTGGTGTGGACATGAAGTTTTTAAAAAACCGTCTCGGTCTTTCCGGTACTTACTTCCAATATGTTGACGGTCCGAGAATATTGCAGAATCCTATTTCATCTTCAACCGGCTACAGTTATTACTACCTGAATGCGTTAACAACAAAGAAGACCGGTTACGAAATTTCTTTAACAGGTACACCTGTAAAAACCAAGAATTTCACCTGGAATACATTGATAAACTGGAGCACCTACCAGGACAAATACGCAGAGCTGCCACCCGGACAAACCACCTATAATACATTCTTTCGCGAGGGCGATAGGGTAGATGCATTTTATAGCAGCGCATTTGTAAAAACCGCAGATGGACAAATCATATTTGACCAGGCTGGTAAGCCACTGGTTAACCCTGTATCACAGTTCCTGGGTTACCTGAATGCAGATTTTAGCTGGAGTTTTTACAACAGTGTAAGCTGGAAAAATCTTTCAGTTGGTTTCCAGTTTGATGGTCGTGTGGGTGGTGTAACTACAGACTACATGCACAACAAAACCATGCGTGGCGGAAGAAATATCGAAACTATACAAGGTGCTTTTGGCGCGGCAAGATTATCAGATGATAACAATGCAGGCAACCCCGACTATCTTGGTATTTACGTAGGAGAGGGTGTAACTGTAAGCAACAATACCGCTATCAATTTTGATTCCGAAACAGGTGAAATATTGAATTATAAAGACCTTCAATTTGCACCTAATTCGCAGGTTTCTCTTGTGCAGGATTACATAAGTAAATATTACAATGTAAGTGAAGCCAACCTTATGAGTAAAACATATGCCAAGCTGCGTGAGGTTACGATCACTTACAATTTCCCACAACAATGGCTGCAGAAGAGTTTTATCAGCAGATTAAGTGTTTCGCTTGTAGGCCGTAATCTTTTATACTTCTACAAAGACAAAAGATTCAAAGATGTTGATCTAGACCAATATAATTACAGTACTGGTGGTACAGACCTTCAATCGCCCACAATGCGCAGGTATGGTTTAAATATCAACGTAGTATTTTAA
- a CDS encoding DUF5690 family protein, whose protein sequence is MYTSAYLQKKLASTPAWALSLYAALTAFCVYFCMYAFRKPFTAAGFEGITYWHINYKVWLVTAQVIGYMLSKFYGIRFISAMKGEKRAITIIKLILSAWAALLLFALVPAPYNIVFLLLNGFPLGMVWGLVFSFVEGRKATEFMGAVLSISFIFSSGVVKSGGKSLLINWHIKETWMPFLTGGLFVLPMLLSVWLLNHIPPPDKEDERHRSVRPPMTKEERKTFLATFLPGIIIIVTTYVLLTILRDFRDNFANELYKELGYGNDASIFTKTEIPVSLIVLLCMSLLILVKNNFRAFLVNHYIVMGGYATALISTLLFMAHHLDPIVWMTMIGTGLYLSYVPFNALYFERMIATYRIRSNVGFIMYIADAFGYLGSVLILIAKEFIGVQLSWTSFFTNAVIVVTLAGIAGTAIAAVYFKRKYLSIQHTQKIYG, encoded by the coding sequence ATGTACACATCAGCATACCTTCAAAAAAAACTTGCCAGTACACCCGCATGGGCTTTGTCATTGTATGCAGCATTAACAGCGTTTTGTGTTTATTTCTGTATGTATGCATTCCGGAAACCTTTTACAGCCGCCGGTTTTGAAGGTATCACATACTGGCATATCAACTATAAGGTGTGGCTTGTAACGGCACAGGTTATTGGCTACATGCTTAGTAAATTCTATGGCATCCGTTTTATTTCTGCTATGAAAGGAGAGAAGCGGGCCATAACAATTATTAAACTCATTCTTAGCGCATGGGCAGCGCTGCTATTGTTTGCTCTTGTGCCTGCACCTTATAACATCGTTTTTTTATTGCTCAATGGGTTTCCTTTAGGCATGGTTTGGGGCTTGGTTTTTAGCTTCGTGGAAGGCCGGAAGGCTACAGAATTTATGGGGGCAGTGCTATCTATCAGTTTTATCTTTTCTTCTGGTGTTGTAAAGTCTGGCGGTAAATCTTTACTCATCAACTGGCATATAAAAGAAACATGGATGCCTTTTTTAACAGGTGGGTTATTTGTGCTGCCCATGCTTTTGTCGGTATGGCTATTGAATCATATTCCGCCGCCTGACAAAGAAGACGAACGCCACAGAAGTGTAAGACCACCCATGACGAAAGAAGAGCGTAAAACTTTTCTTGCAACTTTTTTGCCTGGTATAATCATCATAGTAACCACGTATGTGCTGCTTACCATTCTGCGGGATTTCAGGGATAATTTTGCCAACGAACTTTACAAAGAGCTGGGGTATGGCAACGATGCCTCCATATTTACCAAAACAGAGATTCCTGTTTCGTTGATCGTGCTGCTTTGCATGAGCTTACTGATACTCGTGAAAAACAACTTCAGGGCATTTTTGGTAAATCATTACATCGTGATGGGTGGTTATGCAACAGCGCTTATTTCAACCCTGTTGTTTATGGCACATCATTTAGACCCGATTGTTTGGATGACTATGATCGGTACAGGCCTGTATCTTAGTTATGTGCCCTTCAATGCATTGTATTTTGAGCGCATGATTGCCACATACAGGATAAGAAGTAATGTAGGTTTTATTATGTATATCGCAGATGCATTTGGTTACCTGGGCAGCGTGTTGATTTTAATTGCCAAAGAGTTTATTGGTGTTCAACTTTCATGGACGAGCTTTTTTACCAATGCTGTTATTGTAGTTACCCTGGCAGGCATAGCAGGTACTGCTATTGCGGCTGTTTATTTCAAAAGAAAATATTTATCTATACAACATACCCAAAAGATTTATGGCTAG
- a CDS encoding alkaline phosphatase family protein: MKKLSALLLFITVLFNTYAQSKTDNLVIVTLDGLRWQEVFKGVDSAIIANKKFTSDSEQVIKNFWSADAEGRRQKLFPFLWNTVARHGQLHGNRTKGSKVNNANPYWFSYPGYNEIFTGYPDTAVNSNDKIANKNENVLEFINRQKGYNGKVAAFATWDVFPYILNSERSKVYVNAGVDSFHFTSPSFKLLNDMQFLSAKPIDVRLDVNTYLAARTYLQEHKPKVLYIAFDETDDFAHSGMYDQYLKSAHAEDAMIADLWQTIQSMPGYKNNTTLIITCDHGRGDAVKEEWTSHGDKIQDAGQIWFAAIGPHIKPTGEAATDELFYQAQLATTMAALLGLEFKPAHPVMQPLQTLLK, encoded by the coding sequence ATGAAAAAATTATCAGCACTGTTATTGTTTATTACCGTACTGTTCAATACATACGCGCAAAGCAAAACCGACAACCTTGTTATTGTAACGCTTGACGGTCTGCGCTGGCAGGAAGTTTTTAAAGGCGTAGACTCTGCAATCATTGCAAACAAAAAGTTTACCAGCGATTCTGAACAGGTGATAAAAAATTTTTGGAGTGCCGATGCCGAGGGGCGCAGGCAAAAACTGTTTCCTTTTTTATGGAACACCGTAGCCAGGCACGGGCAATTGCATGGCAACCGCACTAAAGGCAGTAAAGTAAACAATGCCAACCCTTACTGGTTTTCTTACCCTGGTTACAATGAAATCTTTACCGGCTACCCTGATACTGCTGTAAACTCGAATGATAAAATTGCCAATAAAAACGAAAATGTTTTAGAATTTATCAACAGGCAGAAAGGCTATAACGGTAAGGTGGCTGCTTTTGCAACATGGGACGTTTTTCCATACATACTCAACAGCGAAAGAAGTAAAGTGTATGTGAATGCAGGTGTAGACAGTTTTCACTTTACATCACCTTCTTTTAAGTTGCTGAACGATATGCAGTTTCTTTCTGCCAAACCCATCGATGTACGCCTTGACGTAAATACTTATCTTGCTGCCAGGACTTACCTGCAGGAGCATAAGCCAAAAGTGTTGTATATAGCCTTTGATGAAACAGATGATTTTGCACATTCGGGTATGTACGATCAATATTTAAAAAGTGCGCATGCAGAAGATGCTATGATTGCAGACCTGTGGCAAACGATACAATCGATGCCCGGTTATAAAAATAATACTACACTGATCATCACCTGCGATCATGGCCGCGGAGACGCTGTAAAAGAAGAATGGACTTCTCACGGCGATAAGATCCAGGATGCAGGCCAGATATGGTTTGCAGCCATTGGGCCGCATATAAAGCCTACTGGTGAAGCAGCAACAGACGAATTGTTTTACCAGGCCCAGCTTGCAACAACCATGGCCGCTTTGCTCGGGCTTGAGTTTAAACCTGCACACCCTGTTATGCAACCATTACAAACGCTTTTAAAATAG
- a CDS encoding SusD/RagB family nutrient-binding outer membrane lipoprotein, which yields MKKYLNILVTALIIQLALTGCKKSFDDLYQNPNKPTSVPASLLLNGILNDMYDGPGSMYERWCQYYCINYDYYGNNRYDFGSGADYYATLKNVTKMEQEALSAGLPEVNPYGAMAKFFKAYLFTKMSLEMGDIPMTEALQGLNNLTPAYDAQKVVFQKSFAWLDSANNELASMIATGETMSGDIYFGNNLTKWQKAVNTLHIRLLIALSKKADDAELNIKGQFGAIVNDSEKYPVMEGADDNLQFIYTHPTNDYPNSPDSYGFDGLRYNMSATYLGLLTSLKDPRTFIVSEPATALVDGGKSPTSYDAFVGASPGEDLGIMFNKAGNGQYSQLNRWRYYQTYTAEPSIQLGFPELCFNIAEAINRGWISSGKLGGAEDYYKAGIKASMAFYDIPETGEITTHVYESGSPGGGDVKYTTYTVTVNFDNYYNQATVKYAGGSTGLAQVLQQRYLALFRHSGLESYYTWRRTGVPEFTTGPGTGNSNRIALRFQYPYDERTANTAHYEAALQNQFGGNDDINGEMWIIK from the coding sequence ATGAAAAAATATTTGAATATACTGGTTACAGCTTTAATTATACAGCTTGCACTAACCGGTTGTAAAAAAAGTTTTGATGATCTGTATCAAAACCCGAATAAACCCACATCCGTTCCTGCATCATTGTTGCTGAATGGCATCTTGAACGATATGTATGACGGACCGGGTAGCATGTACGAACGTTGGTGCCAATACTATTGCATTAACTATGATTATTACGGCAATAACCGTTACGATTTTGGCTCTGGTGCAGACTATTATGCCACGCTAAAAAACGTAACGAAAATGGAGCAGGAAGCATTGAGTGCAGGTCTTCCTGAGGTTAACCCATACGGTGCAATGGCTAAATTTTTCAAGGCTTATCTCTTTACAAAAATGAGTCTTGAAATGGGAGATATACCCATGACTGAAGCATTGCAGGGTTTAAATAACCTTACGCCGGCATATGATGCACAAAAGGTCGTATTTCAAAAATCGTTTGCATGGCTCGATAGTGCAAACAATGAGCTCGCTTCAATGATTGCCACAGGCGAAACAATGTCCGGTGATATTTACTTCGGTAATAATCTTACAAAGTGGCAGAAAGCTGTCAATACATTACACATCAGGTTACTCATCGCCTTAAGCAAAAAAGCCGATGATGCTGAATTAAATATCAAAGGCCAGTTCGGTGCAATTGTAAACGACAGTGAAAAATACCCTGTAATGGAAGGTGCAGATGATAACTTGCAGTTTATTTACACGCATCCAACAAATGACTACCCCAACAGCCCTGATAGTTATGGTTTTGATGGTTTGCGTTACAATATGTCTGCAACATATCTTGGCTTGCTTACTTCGCTCAAAGACCCACGTACATTCATAGTATCAGAGCCCGCAACGGCTTTGGTAGACGGCGGTAAAAGCCCTACCAGTTACGATGCTTTTGTTGGCGCAAGCCCCGGTGAAGATCTGGGTATCATGTTCAACAAAGCCGGCAATGGTCAATATTCGCAATTAAACCGCTGGCGCTATTACCAGACATATACAGCAGAACCATCTATACAGCTTGGCTTTCCTGAATTATGTTTCAACATTGCAGAAGCAATAAACCGCGGCTGGATCAGTTCAGGTAAACTTGGTGGCGCAGAAGATTATTACAAAGCCGGTATAAAAGCATCAATGGCTTTTTACGATATTCCTGAAACAGGAGAAATTACTACACATGTTTACGAATCAGGCAGTCCGGGTGGTGGAGATGTTAAATACACCACTTATACTGTTACCGTTAATTTCGATAATTACTACAACCAGGCTACCGTAAAATATGCAGGCGGTTCAACAGGGCTTGCACAGGTTTTACAGCAGCGTTATCTTGCCTTGTTTCGTCACTCCGGCCTCGAGTCGTATTACACATGGCGCAGAACAGGAGTGCCTGAATTTACCACTGGACCCGGTACAGGAAACAGTAACAGGATAGCGCTACGCTTTCAATATCCTTATGATGAAAGAACCGCAAATACCGCCCACTACGAAGCAGCATTGCAAAACCAGTTTGGTGGTAATGACGACATCAATGGCGAAATGTGGATCATAAAATAA
- the rpiA gene encoding ribose-5-phosphate isomerase RpiA: MSNDIAKQKAGEYAATLVEDGMTIGIGTGSTVYYFIHTLANKTKEGLHITGVPTSAQTAQLARSLNIPLVDLNDVAQLDLTIDGADEIDPSLNLIKGGGGALLQEKIVAAASVQNIIIADESKLVQNLGKFPLPVEVITFAWRQTQKHIAQLGCSNIVLRQKQDGIFISDHGHYILDCHFEQIDNPALLQQQLNNIPGVVENGLFINMAAKAIVAYSDGSVKEFVKP, translated from the coding sequence ATGAGTAACGATATAGCAAAACAAAAGGCCGGCGAATACGCTGCTACCCTGGTGGAAGACGGAATGACCATTGGTATCGGCACTGGGTCCACCGTTTATTATTTTATACATACCCTGGCCAATAAAACAAAGGAAGGTTTGCACATAACAGGCGTGCCAACTTCTGCGCAAACTGCGCAACTGGCACGTTCATTAAACATTCCGCTTGTAGACCTGAATGATGTGGCGCAACTGGATCTGACAATAGACGGCGCAGATGAAATTGACCCTTCGCTAAATCTTATCAAAGGCGGTGGAGGTGCATTGTTGCAGGAAAAAATTGTTGCAGCAGCTTCCGTACAAAACATCATCATTGCAGATGAAAGCAAGCTTGTACAAAACCTGGGTAAATTTCCGCTACCTGTTGAAGTGATAACATTTGCCTGGCGGCAAACCCAAAAACATATTGCACAACTTGGTTGCAGTAATATTGTTTTGCGCCAAAAACAGGACGGTATTTTTATATCCGATCATGGGCATTACATTCTTGATTGCCACTTTGAACAAATTGACAACCCCGCATTGTTGCAACAGCAATTGAATAATATTCCCGGTGTAGTGGAAAATGGTTTGTTTATCAACATGGCTGCCAAAGCCATAGTTGCTTATAGTGATGGCAGTGTGAAGGAGTTTGTAAAACCGTAG
- a CDS encoding HAD-IA family hydrolase → MKDIKLVVFDIAGTTVKDHGEIATAFHDAMKESGYDIPHEKIYPLMGYKKPEAIRMMLEEYESDVAAITTAYINAIHDRFIALMVAYYRSTDQLQALPHAEEVFAWLKKHDIRIGLDTGFSTDITSIIIERLGWLKDNKIDYVVCSNEVAAGRPQPYMIQKMMKAAGIADAKQVIKIGDTEVDINEGKNAGCLYTIGITTGAFTRAALQPYDPDFIIDDLIELIEIIQ, encoded by the coding sequence ATGAAAGATATTAAGCTTGTAGTGTTTGATATTGCAGGAACAACGGTAAAAGATCATGGAGAAATAGCTACCGCTTTTCACGATGCAATGAAAGAAAGCGGTTACGATATACCGCATGAAAAAATTTACCCGTTAATGGGTTACAAGAAACCCGAAGCAATAAGAATGATGCTCGAAGAATATGAATCTGATGTGGCTGCAATAACAACAGCTTATATCAATGCTATTCACGACAGGTTTATTGCTCTAATGGTTGCATACTACCGGTCAACAGATCAGTTACAGGCATTGCCACATGCAGAAGAGGTCTTTGCCTGGCTGAAAAAGCATGACATCAGGATTGGGCTAGATACCGGATTCTCAACAGATATTACCAGTATCATCATCGAAAGACTTGGGTGGCTAAAAGACAACAAGATCGACTATGTTGTTTGTAGTAATGAAGTAGCCGCAGGCAGGCCACAGCCTTACATGATTCAAAAAATGATGAAGGCGGCAGGAATTGCTGATGCAAAACAGGTCATTAAGATTGGCGATACAGAAGTCGATATAAACGAGGGTAAAAATGCAGGTTGCCTCTATACAATTGGTATAACTACCGGCGCGTTTACAAGAGCAGCACTGCAGCCTTATGATCCCGATTTTATAATAGACGATCTTATAGAGCTGATTGAGATAATACAGTAA
- a CDS encoding TIGR03364 family FAD-dependent oxidoreductase → MASKNAIVIGAGIVGLAMARSLAEKGYTVDVFERNEKAVGASVRNFGMVWPIGQPTGALYERALRSRSIWKAVCKGAGLWHNEVGSLHLAYNDLEWDVLQQFAAVENNARPVTAIDVPATLKKSDAVNPVNLKGALWSADEMIVESRVAIEKLPAYLSEKYRITFHFNTAVNRIEYPAVYAGKKQWKADIIYVCSGPDLETLYPDVFAANYFTKSKLQMMRLTMQPDGWRIGPSLCGGLSLIHYKGFQSAPSLPALKAFYEANLPDYIKWGVHVMVSQNAEGELTIGDSHEYGLVFDPFDKAFINNLIIDYMKQFAVFKDWTMIQSWHGIYPKRTNGAIDFVFSPENGVTIVNGLGGNGMTLSFGLAEEVVGASV, encoded by the coding sequence ATGGCTAGCAAAAACGCAATTGTCATTGGTGCAGGCATAGTTGGTCTTGCAATGGCCCGAAGCCTGGCCGAAAAAGGATATACAGTAGACGTATTTGAGCGTAATGAAAAAGCAGTTGGCGCATCTGTAAGAAACTTTGGAATGGTTTGGCCCATCGGCCAGCCTACTGGTGCTTTGTACGAGCGGGCATTAAGATCCAGGTCAATATGGAAAGCAGTTTGTAAAGGTGCTGGTTTATGGCATAATGAAGTTGGCAGCCTGCACCTTGCCTATAATGATCTTGAATGGGATGTTTTGCAACAGTTTGCAGCCGTAGAGAACAATGCAAGACCGGTTACTGCGATCGATGTGCCCGCAACACTCAAAAAAAGTGATGCAGTAAACCCGGTTAATTTAAAAGGCGCGTTGTGGAGTGCAGATGAAATGATTGTCGAATCAAGGGTTGCTATCGAGAAACTGCCGGCATACCTCTCCGAAAAATATCGCATCACTTTCCATTTTAATACGGCTGTTAACCGTATAGAATATCCTGCAGTGTACGCAGGCAAAAAGCAATGGAAAGCAGATATTATTTACGTATGCAGCGGGCCTGACCTGGAAACATTATACCCTGATGTATTTGCTGCCAATTATTTTACCAAAAGCAAACTACAAATGATGCGGCTGACCATGCAGCCGGACGGCTGGCGCATTGGCCCGTCTTTATGCGGTGGATTATCACTCATACACTACAAAGGTTTTCAGTCCGCACCATCGTTACCTGCGTTAAAGGCTTTCTATGAAGCTAATCTTCCCGATTATATAAAATGGGGTGTTCACGTAATGGTTTCTCAAAACGCCGAAGGTGAACTTACGATAGGTGACAGCCACGAGTATGGTTTGGTGTTTGACCCTTTTGATAAAGCCTTTATCAATAACCTGATCATTGATTATATGAAACAGTTTGCGGTGTTTAAAGACTGGACGATGATACAGAGCTGGCATGGCATTTATCCCAAACGTACCAATGGAGCAATTGATTTTGTTTTTTCACCTGAAAACGGTGTGACCATTGTAAACGGCCTTGGCGGTAATGGTATGACACTGAGTTTCGGGCTGGCCGAGGAAGTGGTGGGGGCTTCGGTCTGA
- a CDS encoding HD domain-containing protein, with product MNKPETTTNEIITLFEKYGNEDYDGEPVSQTSHMIQCAMQAMAEGGDMELILGAFLHDVGHLLRHEHAVEEMGGLGAVNHEGIGGEYLRRKGFTERVCAMVEKHVDAKRYLVATDPGYKNKLSEASWQTLNMWQGGPMSDAEAALFKQHPYFDDIIKVRLWDEGGKDHDMVMLPLGHFRNLINEYLKERN from the coding sequence ATGAACAAACCAGAAACAACAACAAATGAGATCATCACGCTTTTTGAAAAATATGGTAATGAAGACTATGATGGCGAGCCTGTATCGCAAACATCGCACATGATACAGTGTGCTATGCAGGCCATGGCAGAAGGCGGCGATATGGAACTTATACTCGGTGCATTCCTGCACGATGTTGGTCACCTGCTAAGGCACGAGCATGCGGTGGAAGAAATGGGTGGTCTCGGTGCAGTGAACCATGAAGGCATAGGCGGCGAATACCTGCGCCGTAAAGGTTTTACAGAAAGAGTGTGCGCAATGGTGGAAAAACATGTAGATGCAAAACGCTACCTTGTTGCTACAGACCCCGGTTACAAAAATAAATTGTCAGAAGCCAGTTGGCAAACGCTCAATATGTGGCAGGGTGGGCCTATGAGCGATGCAGAAGCGGCATTGTTTAAACAACACCCTTACTTCGATGATATTATAAAAGTGCGTTTATGGGATGAAGGCGGCAAAGACCATGATATGGTCATGCTGCCGCTTGGTCATTTTCGCAACCTGATCAATGAATATTTAAAAGAAAGAAACTGA